A part of Arachis hypogaea cultivar Tifrunner chromosome 12, arahy.Tifrunner.gnm2.J5K5, whole genome shotgun sequence genomic DNA contains:
- the LOC140176974 gene encoding uncharacterized protein, whose product MKPLHVCCFGPPRKSYHRRSCRRQASVSTAEAPAITVVEEAHRSCWRLPPLCLVVLSRAAVPGRRKIPLPSPENSAGAIAGVRSPLLLEVAAGLLLSQFRDRHYFGSAVPSSFELLKLLRKWLGTEVLAAGILIVDLELRRKGFCDAFGLWFCVLRIWTLKSRRVYLVVVEMLCIVLVMVY is encoded by the exons ATGAAACCCCTTCATGTTTGCTGTTTCGGTCCGCCGAGAAAGAGCTATCACCGTCGTTCCTGCCGCCGGCAAGCCTCGGTTAGCACCGCCGAAGCTCCGGCCATCACCGTCGTTGAGGAAGCTCACCGGAGTTGCTGGAGGCTGCCGCCGCTCTGCCTGGTTGTGTTGAGTCGCGCCGCCGTGCCTGGTCGCCGGAAAATCccgctgccgtcgccggaaaactctgccg GCGCCATTGCCGGAGTCCGGTCACCGCTGctacttgaggtggctgccgggctgctgCTGAGCCAGTTCAGAGATCGTCACTATTTCGGTTCAGCTGTTCCTTCTTCgttcg agttgttgaaactgttgcgaaagtggcttggaaccgaggttttggctgccgggattttgattgttgatctcgagttgaggcggaaaggattctgtgacgcgtttgggctatggttttgcgttttgag gatatggacgctGAAGTCACGAagggtttatttagttgttgttgaaatgctctgtattgttttagttatggtttattga